The genomic segment AAGGCTTTATTATATATGTTATGAAAAAAGAAGTTACCTAATTACttgttcgaaaccaaaattcaaatTCTTACTAAAATCTGCTCCTAGCAAGCAGAACGATGCGTGGccgacatggggaatctaaaaattagaAAGAATTTTGGTTGCGAGAAATCTTCTTTGACTTTTGCTTTATTCTTAGATGTCGCCGTTTGCGTCTTGGAGAAGTTATTTTATATTACTTCCTTTTACGGAAAAGATTAGATTTCCGTTTCTTACAGAGTCTCTCTGGCGAGTCCTGAAAGGACGAAGTATGTATAAGCGAATTGAAGACTTATGCTTTTTTTGTTTACTGATTCGGCTATTGTATTAATTTTGTGCATAAAGATTACTACGAATTGGTTAACACACAGATTTGCTTAATAGTGATACTTTCTAGATAAATTTCTTCTTAAGAACAATTACGCGTTCTTGTTTGGTAAGTAGATCTTTTAGCAATATACAAAACTTACTGAACTataattttttgatttatgttctTACTAAAGCGCACCTATTCAATACATGAATTATTCATAACATTCATAGTTATGATGTAAACGTCGTATTTTGAAAAACCCAATGCAGTCGCATAATTTGAAAATAGCATTACGCACACGGCAACAtttcaagaatttttctccacgTTCTACTATAATTATGGCATAAATATACGTACATACATCTCAAGAAAACATCACCTTTGGCGAGGTCGTACGTATTTGGACACGTGCCAGAGACATGGACTTTTATATTTACCTCCGCAGGAATGGGGAACTTCTTGGATGATCGTTAGACGCCAGAAGCAGGTTCGTAATAAAGTATTGAAAAACGTCACAAATACGAGAACTTTTGTTTCAAATAAATGCAGTCTACTAACTGCATTTCTACTGCAGTTTGGCATGAGAAAATATGTATTTAAGGGAATATgagttattttaaacaaaaaagtaaCTGATTActgttatattatatataaatataaaaaacattgaGAAGTTTCGGATTTTGAATGTGGATAATTAAGAGATACAAAGGGTgttagaaataaatatattgagaTGTTGAGAACAGTAGCAATCATAATAATGGTCAATCTAATACGTCACGAACATTCTCTTTTTGACATAGGTCTACCCTTGTTTGTATCCATCTCGGTCAAGCATGTTTTATGCCTTAGGAAGATTCAATCTTCAGTGGATAAAATTACCAGAAATCAGTTAGCAGAGAGAAGAAAATCCACATCCAAGTGAGACATGATTTTTGACAGAAATGTAAACAAAAGTATTTGTGACAGTCTGAATTAGATATTCTGAATTTCAGTTTGTGGTTTTGGAAAAAGATTGAACTTGCTGATGATGTATATATTTATAGGCATATAATTTGGAGAAAAAGCATCATAAATTACAAAGTAATGACAAATATCTTTTGACAAATTTCGaatacaatataaaataacaTGATCTGTGTAATAAAAACTGTGGtataaataattttcaaacggAGTATAATTACATTTGGTACTGAAAATCACTCACCTGAATCAGAAGGAGTCTCGATTCCAAAGGTAGCCATCTGCATGGCACTCTGTTTGCCCTTGTGATAGCTATGATCGCTCTCGGCGGCATGGTAAGGTCTGCTGACACTAGGTTTCACATCTTCCTCCTCAATCTTAATTTCAActtcctcctcctcctcctcttcttcttcttcctcctcctcCTCTTCCTCTTTCAAATCTTTATCTTTGAAATAGTCCGACAGATCGCTATCGGCTTCTAAATCGTATTCGTCCATAGCGTCATGCAGCAATTTTAATATGTTGGAAGATTTTGCTTTTACTTCTTCGTCGTCGGACATTGGAGGAGTCTGTAGGATAGCTGGAGCCGCAGCTCTGACGTGTGATTTGAGCAAGCTCTGTTGGCCCGAGGGTTTGGGATTCTCCTGTTTTATTTCCATCACCGGTGGCTTCATGATAGGCGGCGGCACCGGGATTATGCATCCGGTGGACATTCGTGGTTCGTCGGCGGGATGCTCTTTGCTGGCGCAGTGCCCGGCCCACATACAGTCGTGGTTTCTGATCTCAGGGTGTCCTCCGAGAGGACACAGCAGATCGTCTGTGATCTTCGACGCGTCTGCGAGGATGCTATCTAAAGCAGTCCATTCGGACAGATCTAtttcgaatttattccatatatcGTCGGGGAGAAGGAAATCTGAAATAGGGTTTGAGGTGTCGTCGGTTAAGTAATCGATCAGATTCATCTTGGGACCGAAGTCAAAAACGTCTTCGAATTTAACaggcatttttatattatatttttatctaaCGTCTCTACTTTTATCACTTATATCTAGTATCACAAATGGCCCTGAATAAAGGCAGCTTCTTGATAGGCAGCtgctgaaacaaaacaaaaaaactaatCAACATCCAAGCTTTATCAGAGGATACATATTATGTATATACAATATATGACAAATCTTCCAGTAACCACTTCTAAAATTAAGAATAATCAATCAAGAATCAAAAGAAATATAAGAATTAAGGGTGTTATTACACTTTTTCGAAGACAGAAACCCTGTACACCCATTATGTTTTCCACATAGAGTGTGGATAAATTTGGTCTGGAAGATTTTACTTTGTGTGATTGGTACAGAAATATCAATAGATCTTCAATATTGTGCGATTCAAAGTAGCAGCTTGTATCCAGTCTAATGAAAACCATAGATGTGCGTAATACAAAaaaatcttcaaatatataaTGTCTCACTGACAGATAACCTCATTAAGTACGTTTCTCTCGTGGTTTACTTAAATGTAGTACTTACACAAGTAAATAAAGTAATCAACGTGTTAATGGATAAAACATGAATAGACATAAAAAGACTCAGTGTAATGAGTAATAAGAAAAACTCTTAAACGATGCTTCAAACGCTTTTTAGAGCTTTTATAGTGTTTTTTCGGAGCTCATAATGCTTTTAAAGCTGTTGCATACCTTTTAAATCATGTTTCGATGAATATAACGCTTTTTGCAGCGCATTTATAATAGTTTTCGATTAATATATTGCTTCTTAAAGCTTTTGAAACACTTTTTCCACGCTTAAAACAGCTTCTAGAGCTTTTGTTGCACTTTTTACAAAGGTTTTCTAATGCTTATAACGTTTTTAATGCCCCTACAGCTCATTTATGATATTTGTCGTTATCATTAcgcttctataatttttttttatagctgttgaaTAGCTCTTAAATCATTTTCGATGTATATATAGCTTTGCAGTGCGTTTATAATGCTTTTTTGGTTCCTATACGTATTTACAACGCTTTTTAAAGATGGTCAGTCAGGGTTTTTATTATGCGTTTTAGATTGATATATCACTTTCTAAATCCTTTGAAACACTTTTATAATGCTTTTCGACTCTAAAAACGATTTTTAGAGTTTTTATAGCGCTTTTAGAGAAAAGCAAACCCACATAAGAAGAAGTAGAAAAccctataaataaaaaatatatccaCCCAACGTCTTTTTATAAATCTACAAAATATGCTTTGCAGTATtttgtaaagaaataaaattagttcTTCCTGCatatttatcaaattttaattcatgtatgataatgataataaaaaatagtttGCTGCTTGATACGGCATTGGACCCTTCTTTCTAAGAATTACGTCACCGCCTATGTACTTATTATACCCCCGGAAAAATCTCgcttctctatttttaatatacccCATATGCGGGTACATGTGTGTAATGGAATCGAATAAAAAAATCATCTTTTTCTGTTTTAGAATAGGTCAACGCGCGTTGGTCGTTGAACCAGATTTTCTGTATGGAGAAGTAAAGTGACTGGTGTTGTTGCTGTAATTAGTGTGACGGATGTATGTATATTTCTGGATCGCGAGCTATTTTTTGGTGCTAATGACTATATCGCAAAAAAAAGTCTTTTCGAACTATTATATCATAGGAATTTTTAAACGACTCTGTAGGAGAATTGTCATTATTATAAATGACAAACAGGAAGTTTATGGCAGAAGATTATAACGATCTTTATACAGGAGTATTCAAAGCAGATAAATGGTTAATATCAATACCTTCCTTTTTCAGTTTTGTAATAATATGGCCAGTCCGACAAACTTCgaaaacaacataaaatacaAATGAACTGTGTCAATAAACAATACTCTCGGAATAATTTTGATATGGAGAATAGCAAAGTTTTCGATTTGATTAATTTTAGTCAAAAGACCAAAATCAAATACCAATATGTGCATAAATAATCTGGAGCGGTAAACATAGATAAAAAGTGCTGAAATTTAAACAGTGCAAAAATCAATGAGGGAACTAAAACAAGAATACTGTAACCACAAAGTTCTATTTAATAACCTAGGTTGAACAAGGCCATTTTTATACAATTATTCTATACAACAAACACAAATATTAACCAATATATACTACAAAAAGTACGTCTTATCTAATTATGATTTGATAATACACTAGTTTAAGTAAAAATGATTTTTCGGCCAGGAGATTATCTTACTTAAAACCACTCACACAAAAGTTCATATAAGTATCACGGACAACTGAAATTTCAAAAAATGCATACATATTTTTTGCCCCCTTATTTGTGTCCCCCTAGCAGACAACACACTCACTACACTTTTCTACATCTAGTTTACAAGGAAGATATAATGAGAAATATAATGATTAGtaaatttgatcacccactgtagaTGGATTGTTGGTTAATCTGTAATTGAAAGAAATTCCAGGGTCTCAAATTCAGTCGAGAAGATCGAAAACATGTTAAACCAAagaccaaaaaaacaaaaaacaaattgatAATAATGTCTATTTCCATAAATGCGCAAAATGACAATATTtatacaaacaaaaaacattgttacAATTATCAATGGCAAATCAATTcattgtttataaatgacaaggTGACCGAAAACTCCGTCGTGTGCATATACAATTGTGCGATATTTGACGTAAAAATAATCGAAAGCAACTTTATACTGATAAAAATGATAACAGTGGATTACATAAAACAGTCAGATTTTTCATTCCGGCGCCAGTCGACAAAACATTTAAATATCGAGATAAAATATTATGGAGCCGATTTTATAATCGTTTTTGACCTACTTGATAACTTAGATTATTTCGTACATAGAATGTATAAATCAAGCCAtttactaaatatttaaataaaaatccaAAGGATTTAAATCGGGCGACATGGGAGAATATTTGCAATGGCGCCGGTATATATGTATACACCGATTTGTTCGCGTTATAACAGCGTCATTAAACAATTAAACGTTCTAATAaacgatttaaataaatatgtaaataggATTTGAGCAAACCAGTTAAGGAAATACCAATTTTCTCTGTTTCTCGGAACCACCAATGGCGTAAGAACCATTTACACTACTCGAACGGTACTGTTATTGTAATACTGGGAATAATCGGTACTATTGGTATGCGGAGAACGTTTTAAAACGACATTTTGTAGGTGGACTGAATGCTTGGGCTGTACCCGATTGGTACCTACGTACTTTTTTTTAATGGAGCATTTTGATTGATATTTGAGATAAAGCGGTGAGATTTTATGATAGCTGTATAATTAGTTTACATTACAAAAGAAAGTCATACAATTGATTTAGTGAGagacaataagaaaaaaaaatacatttcgagTTTTGGATGTAATATTCAGGGTACGGGCATTACAGTCTTCAGACATTGATCCTTGTACcgttgttatggaatactatgcgtttatttcttctccggactaactctttgttttggaattaaacagaatatattgacatgtataaatttattatattagaggatgaaaattacactctgcttgttatttcttaaaactatgaatatataagttctgttatctacaattatttaacgatgtttctggatggatttgagtacaagagattggactcaaatattaatattaaaatagcaaatacggatagcttatcgaacaaagaaataagagaaataaattattattattccatagatacgaagtattaggtgaataaactagcgaaacttatttattctaaataggaaaatatttatgaagagtattgattctgatttctaacagcaaataattattagtgattatacatgagaacttttcataattgtaaataacatataccaggtgactaaaaactatatagaaatacatagatactttaattatcttacatgtgagtaggtaggtacattacacctccttttgtaagaatgaaaataattgtaaaatgaattttcatttaaatggtataaaacatttgtatacattattattttattttaacacatttaaatagtttcttttagtctcgatagtctttcacttcgtcttatcggtgtagtctctgtgaaactagtctcttcacactttttggattcactataattattgtctttattatgtttacaatctatacttaaatctgtctcatgtacatgttttcgtttactttgacatatatttagtgttaaacaatttgtaatttgttgacaactatgtgacggatttctacgaaatcgtcggtaaaaatatttaattatcctgtataaaatataaagtaacatacattttatcaaaaataagattgcataagtgaaataagaactattttttattgtgtctgaaaaattaatatttgtttctgaggtcattttctctaaattatctagtttatggcttgctaaatttaatgcatctcgatcgagattatttaattgtaagggaacaaggtgtaatttggattcattatttatcttaatatcatcacaacagacttctggaagggataaatctggaatgatagactgaaaattactttcttttggatttgagacagatatcaaaatagttgatccggtgtaagttttgcaattattcgaagtagaaaaaatacctgtgtttgaaagaacaatagatattggcgtactagtctgacagcttaaagttaaatctgttggtttgggtaaaacatatatccaagaatttggtttgtttaatttatgccaaatttcatattctgtttgaattatacgagtatcgcaactagatggtatgtttgttattgaagttaacaattcagtttcacaaattggattagtgtgtgtaaatcggaaagtatcaggatttttgcaaataagtttttcttcatctaatgaataacagtcttctaatgtatcaatagtaacataaatgtttctattttctgaaagaacaagatatttgacagatggaagaataaaggtaagtctctttaatgttggatgaattataggaagagatattagtttaaaaagagaataaggagtattactaaccaaaggtatactaaccgtaattaaaatcttgttatcaaaatatatatatttaagtaaaatgatatcgaaatatttatgagcataatcgatagtcaatggaaatggataagtcgatgtactaggtaaatgcgttaccgttttagataattcttgaattagttgctcaggtgttataacagaaggatgaaggttattatttcttgcaaatagaataacgtttattaaagtagaatattcttgttgtaattctgttataaagaaagttagtaaggtaaaatgttcttcaattttttgttttaaatctaaattaaaatatttattattcattttatctgtgtaattggtaattgattcaaaatttttatcaaaaatcactttgtttcggtctagatttgtaatagagttattaaaatttgcaatcgtggcttttactacatgaatttgttgttttagtaaatcaagaagatgattttcgttactttcagctttgttaatagcattattgaaattttcagcatcatcactgtctaaggtaccgaataaggtcctgaaaacagatccaattgcattaaatagagcgcgttttggtctaaaatgttcatgcagaattatgttttttaaagtttgttcatcttgaaagagtctaggtatgatttgtcctaagagttttagtgaagtatcgcataatcgtaattcaataagaactggtttgttttggacacagtcttaatgttttttgataggtgagatctacaaaatttaatttgtctgtaaaaggttgtaaaggaatatgacttaatatgttccaatgagtttcaataaattgaacattttttatgtgttcgtaatagattccaggtgatttgttgataggagtattggtatatttcttgtgaatttgttcactatttgtcagccatattattgcatacctgaaacaaaagcatgtttcaatctattcatgtgaacttttattggttttttatttactaaaattgtgcaattgacaggagaatttatctctagaattttataaggtccattataattttgtgtaagttttttggtttgacccttctttgtttgctcattttggagatatactaattgtccttctaagaaaacggtgtcattaatcttttggtcataatattttttactgactactttagattctaatagattcgtttttgctaactcatgagattttctaagcttaagtgttaaattatctaaataatcttcatatgtatatttgagttctactggtcgtattatactgctaggtagattaggtgtatatccaaatattagttcatatggtgtgaatttggttgaagtatgattagttgtattatatgaaaacatagcaaaatctagccattcgtcccaatcggattgatcagctttaatataatgtttaaggtagtctgctaaagtagcgtgactcctttctaatgcagcatttgattctggatgataagcagtacaatttatatgtctgattttaaaaagcttggcgatttgagaaaataatttggaagtaaaatctcggccttgatcagtaactattatatcgggttttccaaacttgcaaataaatccacgaaccagattttcagcgatagtcttggtttcatgattcggaattgcataagcttgagaaaattttgttaagtcatcttgtaatgttaatatgaacttattacctgactcggttaaaggtaaaggacctactatatctaaaaatattttttctaatggatttgagcttgttgttgttatctccatgggctttacgaatttttttctaacgagtttatttttctgacaagattcacaggtttttataaagtttttaatatcatttttcatattattccatttgaaatgtttttttatacgattgtatgtccgatgaaaaccagagtgtccagccgtaggactagtgtgattctcttgtaatattgtagttatttcctcaggttcaggatttgttagtatatcatgataaatgataatagatatatcagtttttctaaaaataaatctaatcatagatctaatttttccccaacttaatttatcgtagctaaaagttattctgggtaggcaaatttttaatattttatcgtttaataaccagtctcttaattttattagggaattaaatatatcttcataagaggtattgtcccaataattattttttataaatatgtaataaaagtttttattttgatcagaaatatatataatgtcatttagtcttggatttttggctttcaatttttctatatgactgaattgtttatttatttgtttctgaacgatctcattaaaatttaaatctacggaaacaaacaatgctaaattttgtgaaaatgatgtaatcttttcatttgtttcttttatattatcatttgttattaatatagtttcggatttagataagaactgtgaataagtgtcattattttctttactcattttgtttatttgtaaggtgattgttgccgggtttttgtttcttcgcaaatatttgtttcagatatggttaaaggaggacgacttaaacaatcagcattttgatttaatttacctggtttataaataatttcatagctatattcttctaatgctaatctccacctaacgagtcttgatccgggatcttttacattaaatagccatgtgagtggtttatgatccgtataaatgaaaaatttatttccgtacaaatatggtctaaagtgtttaacactccatacaattgcaagtaattctttttctgttgtgctatagtttgattccgctttgttcaaggtacgactagcataagcaataggtaaatcatctggtactttaccttgagaaagtatggaccctattgcataattactagcatccgttgttaagacaaagggtttggtaaaatctggatactgaagtattggttctgaacaaagtattgatttcaggttctcaaatgactgttgttgaatgcttgtccaattaaattcaacatttttcctcagcagttttgttaaaggttgtgttaaagcactgaaattttttataaagcgtctataataaccagtgagacccaaaaagctcttaatatctttttgtgttctgggtataggaaaatctgtaacagcacatacctttttttcgtccggtttgacaccaaattcagttattaaatgtcctaaatacattacttcgcgacgaaaaaattcgcacttatctggttgtatttttaagttgaatgtagacaatttttcgaatacttcttttaatcttttattatgattttctaatgtatcggcatgaatgactatatcgtcgagatagacaaaacatctgtaattttgtattcctgagaggacagtattcattagcctttgaaaaatactgggagcattttttaatccaaatggcattcgtgaatattgataatgtccagacggagttgagaaagcagtctttggagaatcctcaggatccattttgatctggtgaaatcctgatgttaaatctattgttgaaaaatattttgaatgacccaattggtctaatatatcgactatattcggaagtggaaatgaatctcctatagtaatatcatttagtcgtcgatagtctataacaattcgccatttcttctttgctgaagcatcggccttttttggcacaacccaaaggggcgaattccatggcgaagttgattcttcgataataccttgatctagcataccttttatttgagtttcgacttcatgtttgtgtacttcaggatacctgtatgatttagtgctaataggtacattagaatttaaaggaattttgcaagttatggcatttgtactggtaagttgatctccttccagataaaagatatgattgtactccttgcaaatagaaattaaagatgatttttcttcactatttaaatgatctgttctcaaggcattttttaatttagcaattctgttagaattcgtattatctttataagaagacatttttcgtatatttgcattgttttgtaaatttggaattttttctattgctacttgaatatcgtttaattcaacatccgtttcagtagtgtttacgattgaggttaaaaagaaatcattttttactttaacaacactaggacataaaaatacacctttaaagatttcgcgttcgggacataatccttcgcttaattcattatttattactttaatttgaacaattgtttcagttcttgcggatagaatagttttattacttcttgagttagaattagagttttgatttagtataagatcgtctgaacaggatttttcttctgaacaggattttgatttatgatttcgtgaagagttacaagttttatttgtgcatatctcagtggattttacacattttggacttgaattttctttggatttagagttagatttagattgaattggattggatagtagttcttcactacttaaggttatttggatatcattggtttctaaataagaatgatcctctatggatttagcatcataaggaaatatttcatcgatattagaacttgtctcgatattttgatctctcagaaattcgtcattgtcattgtttaatggagattttatatattcgattgaaatagaacaatttttaaagtttaatttattttctttataatcaatttggcatttatttatttcaaaaaaatcgctacctaatataccgtcgaaatgaagaggaaaatcgtcttctacgacatagaaaacatgagtttggacaaaatcttttatcttgaaatttacgttacaactacatatagttttatttggatttaagacatttttatcaatgcctcgtagagtaatagacttagaataaatttttggaatgtttagtatttttgaatatttaattaaagaaatatctgcgcctgtatcgattagaaacttgcaagaggatggattagaattatttactaagggtaaatctacataggaagtgactgagaagttgatggttgtgatacggcctgaactgaacgaactcctcgagaatcgaccgttggttgtcgaggattctggaagtttaaagaatttgttggatttttgtttttattgttaaattcgcgttttctacattcttctataacgtgacctggttttttgcagtatctgcaaaaacgttgggaagtgttggtattttcttttcttaagtttggaggaaaatcagaattggaatttgaatttgaaggtttataattttgattttgagaatttgacctttgaagatttgaattaggatattttgggttttgaaaactagaattttgaagatgtctaacatttctatctgaattgtttttatatcgacagttatttgaggaatggttatttcgtttgcaaatattacagaatggtctgaaaatttcttgtcttgataactgttcttgttcttcggcaattgctatagcaacagctctttctaaggaatctggatttcgggctttgattaaaatagagaggtctttgtttaatcctctaataaagacatttagtgcttgagtttttaagagtttagtacatgcatttcttgcatctggagataagtctggatcaagtgtatttattaattttatatagcaattttcaactttatttgcaaatgacattacattttcactgggcatctgacgtaaggaatgtaattccaattgccactgaccttcagttcggcgttcagaataagcatctaataagaagtcttttaaatctttccattcgtcaaatgttctgtttctagttatggccctagctttatcggttaatttagtttctataatggctaataagatgggtttggattgcggatttactaaattgtatgctttatcacaattgtctatgaattcgtataattttgattttgt from the Diabrotica undecimpunctata isolate CICGRU chromosome 1, icDiaUnde3, whole genome shotgun sequence genome contains:
- the LOC140448514 gene encoding uncharacterized protein is translated as MPVKFEDVFDFGPKMNLIDYLTDDTSNPISDFLLPDDIWNKFEIDLSEWTALDSILADASKITDDLLCPLGGHPEIRNHDCMWAGHCASKEHPADEPRMSTGCIIPVPPPIMKPPVMEIKQENPKPSGQQSLLKSHVRAAAPAILQTPPMSDDEEVKAKSSNILKLLHDAMDEYDLEADSDLSDYFKDKDLKEEEEEEEEEEEEEEEEVEIKIEEEDVKPSVSRPYHAAESDHSYHKGKQSAMQMATFGIETPSDSEEEIDVVNVNDKFPFTNKSVFSFPNNPSTKDRQQIQMRMATAISKKRISAQTQGIKTIMPVRKTATPEASPIKRKPVETTRSGKKTRQYRTPVSTPYKRRQYGNSSDSEPEPSEKRSLHNNMERQRRIDLRNAFEDLRVLVPEVSKKERAAKVVILREAAQYCDFLTNTSTKYSKHFDELKKKQEFLRRRVSQLRRNLAANR
- the LOC140448503 gene encoding uncharacterized protein — encoded protein: MNNKYFNLDLKQKIEEHFTLLTFFITELQQEYSTLINVILFARNNNLHPSVITPEQLIQELSKTVTHLPSTSTYPFPLTIDYAHKYFDIILLKYIYFDNKILITVSIPLVSNTPYSLFKLISLPIIHPTLKRLTFILPSVKYLVLSENRNIYVTIDTLEDCYSLDEEKLICKNPDTFRFTHTNPICETELLTSITNIPSSCDTRIIQTEYEIWHKLNKPNSWIYVLPKPTDLTLSCQTSTPISIVLSNTGIFSTSNNCKTYTGSTILISVSNPKESNFQSIIPDLSLPEVCCDDIKINNESKLHLVPLQLNNLDRDALNLASHKLDNLEKMTSETNINFSDTIKNSSYFTYAILFLIKCMLLYILYRIIKYFYRRFRRNPSHSCQQITNCLTLNICQSKRKHVHETDLSIDCKHNKDNNYSESKKCEETSFTETTPIRRSERLSRLKETI